One stretch of Pseudomonas sp. NC02 DNA includes these proteins:
- a CDS encoding transporter substrate-binding domain-containing protein, with protein MISFTRFFTAAAVATALTSLTGAAWAGSTLDRIHETKVIKVATSANWPPQSFLGPDNKLQGFDIDVASEIGKRLGSKVDFVTPEYGIITAGRWSSRWDLSVGSMTPTTERTRVLDFPAIYYYTPYVFAVHKDAAETKVADLNGKIIGVEAGTTSEDYINRRLKIDAADVPPFTYEVTPGEVRTYGDSMGPLDDLRMGDGVRLNATLSALPTIVAAVKNGYPIVRVEGKPAYYEPLAIAVDKGDEAFNSALTKIVADMKADGTLKQLSEKWYGADLTQVQ; from the coding sequence ATGATCTCGTTCACTCGCTTCTTCACCGCAGCCGCTGTCGCCACCGCCCTCACCAGCCTCACAGGCGCGGCCTGGGCGGGCTCGACCCTCGACCGCATCCATGAAACCAAGGTGATCAAGGTGGCCACGTCGGCCAACTGGCCACCGCAATCGTTCCTGGGCCCGGACAATAAGCTGCAAGGCTTCGATATCGACGTCGCCAGCGAAATCGGCAAACGCCTGGGCAGCAAAGTCGACTTCGTGACGCCCGAATACGGGATCATCACCGCCGGGCGCTGGTCGAGCCGCTGGGACCTGTCGGTCGGCTCCATGACGCCTACCACCGAGCGCACCCGGGTGCTCGACTTCCCCGCGATCTACTACTACACGCCGTATGTATTCGCGGTGCACAAGGACGCGGCCGAGACCAAAGTGGCGGACCTGAACGGCAAGATCATCGGCGTCGAAGCCGGTACGACTTCGGAGGACTATATCAACCGCCGCCTGAAGATCGACGCCGCCGATGTGCCGCCGTTCACTTACGAAGTCACCCCCGGCGAGGTTCGCACGTACGGCGACAGCATGGGCCCGCTGGATGACCTGCGCATGGGAGACGGGGTGCGCCTGAACGCAACCCTGTCCGCCCTGCCCACCATCGTCGCCGCCGTCAAGAATGGCTACCCCATCGTCAGGGTGGAAGGCAAACCCGCCTACTACGAACCCCTGGCCATCGCCGTGGACAAGGGCGATGAGGCGTTCAACAGCGCGCTGACCAAGATCGTCGCCGACATGAAAGCCGATGGCACGCTCAAGCAATTGTCAGAGAAATGGTACGGCGCCGACCTCACCCAGGTGCAGTAA
- a CDS encoding amino acid ABC transporter ATP-binding protein, whose product MNQPSIVPAPYPAISIQDMHKWYGDFYVLKGIDLHIASGEIVVVCGPSGSGKSTLIRCLNLLEDFQKGHVFIEGTELTRDAACVAGIRRQVGMVFQQFNLFPHMTVLENLMVGPRLVSKLSEPQARELAYEYLDRVRIGNQADKYPSQLSGGQQQRVAIARALCMRPRIMLFDEPTSALDPEMVKEVLDVMGELAQDGITMVCVTHEMGFARRVADRIIFMDQGCIIEQAKPTEFFDNPQHERAREFLSQILSH is encoded by the coding sequence ATGAATCAGCCCTCAATAGTCCCTGCTCCATACCCTGCAATATCGATCCAGGACATGCATAAATGGTATGGCGATTTTTATGTGCTCAAGGGCATCGACCTGCACATTGCCAGCGGTGAAATCGTGGTGGTCTGCGGGCCGTCGGGCTCCGGCAAGTCCACGTTGATTCGCTGCCTGAACCTGCTGGAAGACTTCCAGAAAGGCCACGTGTTCATCGAGGGCACCGAGTTGACCCGTGATGCCGCCTGCGTGGCGGGCATAAGGCGCCAGGTCGGCATGGTGTTCCAGCAGTTCAACCTGTTCCCGCATATGACGGTGCTGGAGAACCTCATGGTGGGACCGCGTCTGGTGAGCAAGCTCAGCGAGCCCCAGGCCCGCGAACTGGCCTATGAATACCTGGATCGGGTGCGCATCGGGAACCAGGCCGACAAATACCCCAGCCAGCTCTCGGGCGGCCAGCAGCAGCGCGTCGCCATTGCCCGGGCCTTGTGCATGCGCCCGCGCATCATGCTGTTCGACGAGCCCACGTCGGCCCTTGACCCCGAGATGGTCAAGGAAGTGCTGGACGTGATGGGCGAACTGGCCCAGGACGGCATCACCATGGTCTGCGTCACCCACGAGATGGGATTCGCCCGGCGGGTGGCCGACCGGATCATCTTCATGGACCAGGGCTGCATCATCGAGCAAGCCAAACCCACCGAGTTTTTTGACAACCCGCAGCACGAGCGTGCCCGGGAATTCCTGTCGCAGATTCTCAGCCACTGA
- a CDS encoding amino acid ABC transporter permease, whose product MYRDHIVKTRMTDSAVFMGAVAVVIFIITLACGVGDGRLSHLMGPIVLDLKAPLARDIAVGGTFTLTVVLNLFILGRFPLRAQIITVWCELLVLFLLFFDTFNLSYSFIATKIGFMITQGVFTTVYVSAISIAIAFVLALLGATARLSSNGFAIAIASFYTSFFRGVPLLIQIYLIYLGIPQLGYVVGAVPAGILALSLCYGAYMTEIFRAGISSISRGQWEASRAIGLNPFQTMTRVILPQSMRLIIPPTGNQFISMLKDSSLVSVIGVWELMFLARTQGRAEFRHLEMLITAAVLYWLLSIVLETVQARLEKHFNRAHR is encoded by the coding sequence ATGTACAGAGACCATATCGTCAAGACCCGCATGACGGACAGCGCGGTATTCATGGGCGCGGTGGCCGTGGTGATTTTCATCATCACGCTCGCCTGCGGCGTCGGTGATGGCCGCCTCTCCCACTTGATGGGCCCCATCGTTCTCGATCTGAAGGCACCACTGGCACGAGATATTGCAGTGGGCGGCACGTTCACCCTGACGGTGGTGCTGAACCTGTTCATCCTTGGCCGCTTTCCCTTGCGCGCGCAGATCATCACGGTCTGGTGCGAGTTGCTGGTGCTGTTCCTGTTGTTCTTCGACACCTTCAACCTTTCCTACAGTTTCATCGCGACCAAAATCGGCTTCATGATCACCCAGGGGGTGTTCACCACCGTCTACGTGTCGGCGATTTCGATTGCGATTGCGTTCGTCCTGGCGCTGCTGGGCGCCACCGCGCGCTTGTCTTCCAACGGCTTCGCGATTGCGATTGCGAGCTTCTACACCTCGTTTTTCCGCGGCGTTCCGCTGCTGATCCAGATCTATCTGATTTACCTGGGCATCCCTCAACTGGGCTATGTCGTCGGAGCGGTTCCAGCCGGGATCCTGGCGCTCTCGCTGTGTTATGGCGCCTACATGACGGAGATCTTCCGCGCCGGTATCAGCAGCATCTCGCGGGGCCAGTGGGAAGCCTCGCGGGCGATTGGCCTGAACCCGTTCCAGACGATGACCCGGGTGATTCTCCCGCAGTCCATGCGCTTGATCATTCCGCCAACGGGCAACCAGTTCATCTCGATGCTCAAGGACAGTTCGCTGGTGTCGGTGATCGGCGTCTGGGAGCTGATGTTCCTGGCACGAACCCAGGGACGCGCCGAGTTCCGGCACCTGGAAATGCTGATCACCGCCGCCGTGCTGTATTGGCTGCTGTCGATCGTGCTGGAAACCGTCCAGGCCCGCCTGGAAAAGCACTTCAACCGCGCCCATCGCTGA